A genomic window from Solanum stenotomum isolate F172 chromosome 10, ASM1918654v1, whole genome shotgun sequence includes:
- the LOC125843173 gene encoding zinc finger protein ZAT1-like, which yields MVDNNNSQKNEPSSHVVLLYCRVCKREFNSAGALGGHMRSHGAVGDNSSNRNYGEEISEQKYMMNNFRREKLEGQKHSYNLRTNSNRLMLENNRSTSDHDHDHIDVEKSEYYYYGHDVKEKQHCSREEEEDLANCLVMLSNKSYDLSDNNNKEARNKAKEVEKGMFQCKGCKKFFNSHQALGGHRASHKKVKGCYAVKLDDNIKDDENNNNDDDNAIDYEDSMISPSDLILHQEFNDIQSQSPTSSSSFSRKRSRVHQCSICHRVFSSGQALGGHKRCHWLTSSLPETTFIPTFQEIQYHNQEQVLYNKPLFINSHQPLDLNFPAQLGNPIEVGLKLYNNPFEQEVPRSQLQLWKDDTNQNQNHNYKDSLSRDEDRKAKEAKLSNLKDVNLDKCSSWLQVGIGPTPDILATLQG from the coding sequence ATGGTGGATAATAATAATAGCCAAAAAAATGAACCATCAAGTCATGTTGTATTACTCTATTGTAGAGTATGTAAGAGGGAATTTAATAGTGCTGGGGCACTAGGTGGGCACATGAGATCTCATGGAGCAGTAGGGGATAATAGTAGTAATAGAAACTATGGAGAAGAAATTAgtgaacaaaaatatatgatgAATAATTTTAGAAGGGAAAAATTGGAGGGTCAAAAACACTCGTATAATCTACGTACTAATTCAAATCGATTAATGTTAGAGAATAATCGATCAACAAGTGATCATGATCATGATCATATAGATGTTGAGAAATCGGAGTATTATTATTATGGTCATGATGTTAAAGAGAAACAACATTGttcaagagaagaagaagaagatctcGCGAATTGTTTAGTTATGTTATCGAACAAATCTTATGATTTGTCCGATAACAATAACAAGGAGGCTAGAAACAAGGCTAAAGAAGTGGAAAAGGGAATGTTTCAATGTAAAGGATgtaagaaattttttaattcacACCAAGCTTTAGGGGGACATAGAGCGAGTCACAAGAAAGTTAAAGGGTGTTATGCTGTAAAACTCGATGACAACATTAAAGATGATGAAAACAATAACAACGATGATGATAATGCCATTGATTATGAAGACTCAATGATCTCTCCTAGTGATTTAATTTTGCATCAAGAATTTAACGATATTCAATCTCAATCTCCAACATCATCAAgctcattttcaagaaaaagatcAAGGGTTCATCAATGCTCGATTTGCCATAGAGTCTTTTCATCTGGACAAGCCTTGGGCGGACACAAAAGGTGTCACTGGCTAACATCGAGTTTGCCAGAGACTACCTTTATACCTACTTTTCAAGAAATCCAATATCACAACCAAGAACAAGTACTATACAACAAGCCTTTATTTATCAACTCTCATCAACcactagatttaaattttccAGCACAACTAGGCAATCCAATTGAAGTTGGCTTGAAACTATACAATAATCCATTTGAACAGGAAGTCCCAAGAAGCCAACTCCAGCTATGGAAAGACGATactaatcaaaatcaaaatcacaaCTACAAAGATTCTTTGAGTAGGGATGAAGATCGAAAAGCCAAAGAAGCAAAATTGAGTAACCTTAAAGATGTGAATTTGGATAAATGCTCTTCTTGGTTACAAG